The following are encoded in a window of Castanea sativa cultivar Marrone di Chiusa Pesio chromosome 5, ASM4071231v1 genomic DNA:
- the LOC142634683 gene encoding uncharacterized protein LOC142634683, translating to MAIEIGISKLEIFGDSKLIINQILEQYDVKKEDLVPYCKYAKKLLTNFEAITLEHIPRKENKQADALANLATTLALSQEETAKVAVSQRWVVPSVIEEEKEEKQANVISVCLVEKEDWRQTIIEYLQHGRLPDDIPSLRIAIQEGLTEEENVKLRLQELEALDEKRLEA from the exons atggccattgaaatcgGCATATCGAAACTCGAGATCTTTggggattccaaattaattatcaaccaaatctTGGAGCAGTATGATGTCAAGAAAGAGGACCTTGTCCCTTATTGCAAATATGCGAAGAAGTTGCTCACAAATTTTGAGGCAATTACATTGGAGCATATACCGAGGAAGGAGAATAAACAGGCTGATGCTTTAGCTAATTTGGCTACCACCTTAGCATTATCCCAAGAAGAGACCGCCAAAGTTGCTGTTTCCCAAAGGTGGGTGGTGCCTTCCgtgattgaagaagaaaaagaagaaaagcaggCCAATGTCATCTCTGTATGCCTTGTCGAAAAGGAAGATTGGCGACAAACAATCATTGAGTACCTTCAACATGGAAGACTCCCAGATGAT ATCCCATCACTACGGATTGCCATTCAAGAAGGATTAACTGAAGAGGAAAATGTCAAGCTTAGGTTACAAGAGTTGGAGGCactggatgagaaaaggctcgaggcctaa
- the LOC142634682 gene encoding uncharacterized protein LOC142634682, with product MAAQGLVRYGIRWRIGNGEQVRVWGDKWLPSPSTYQVSSPKLFLSADTQVCEFINKEEATWKIDVLKLYKAETSATCSDDSVNRRFWKQIWQLSIPHKDSRSEGCNQEDETAGHLFWTCPRAREMWQNSKWVFPVQSEHCSSFKELMWCLLMVDQPRFELVAKVGTCAWALWYNRNEVRLGGVRKAGHVLLRGAVQYVEEYYAVYELSPTPLIPAAHRKTWSPLLDHSYKVNVDGATFSDLGAVGIGVIVRDVSGQVVAALSSKLMAPLGAIETEAKALEAGLQFDRDVGIQDFILESDSLLLICSLAGLSSPPSSMASVVQGLLEISGEFRKVAFSHVCRQGNRPAHLLAKHAKGIVDFSTWLEEKPCFLEQALLHDVLSFADS from the exons ATGGCGGCACAGGGGCTGGTGAGGTATGGAATAAGGTGGAGAATTGGGAATGGGGAGCAAGTCCGTGTCTGGGGTGATAAGTGGTTGCCTTCTCCTAGCACATATCAAGTGTCTTCACCGAAGCTTTTTTTGAGTGCTGATACTCAAGTGTGTGAGTTTATAAATAAGGAGGAGGCCACGTGGAAGATTGATGTGCTGAAG TTATACAAGGCTGAAACTAGTGCTACTTGTTCAGATGACAGCGTTAATAGGAGATTTTGGAAGCAAATTTGGCAGCTATCTATTCCGCATAAG GATAGTCGGAGCGAGGGCTGTAATCAGGAGGACGAGACAGCAGGCCATTTGTTTTGGACGTGTCCAAGAGCTCGTGAAATGTGGCAGAATTCGAAGTGGGTTTTCCCAGTGCAATCAGAGCATTGTAGTTCATTTAAAGAGCTTATGTGGTGCTTGTTGATGGTTGATCAACCCAGGTTTGAGCTTGTTGCTAAGGTGGGAACGTGCGCATGGGCGTTGTGGTACAATAGGAATGAAGTTCGGCTTGGGGGTGTAAGGAAGGCTGGTCACGTTCTGTTGCGGGGGGCCGTGCAATATGTGGAAGAATATTATGCAGTTTATGAACTCTCTCCCACACCCTTAATCCCAGCTGCGCATAGAAAAACATGGTCTCCTCTGTTGGATCATTCTTACAAGGTTAATGTTGATGGTGCCACATTTTCAGACCTTGGAGCTGTTGGTATTGGGGTGATAGTTCGGGATGTGTCTGGGCAAGTTGTAGCAGCTTTAAGCAGTAAACTCATGGCTCCTTTAGGGGCCATTGAGACGGAAGCAAAGGCTTTAGAGGCTGGGTTGCAGTTTGATAGGGATGTTGGGATTCAGGATTTCATTTTGGAGAGTGATTCTTTGTTGCTTATTTGTTCATTAGCAGGTCTGTCTTCCCCTCCATCTTCTATGGCTTCGGTGGTGCAAGGGTTGTTGGAGATTAGTGGGGAGTTTCGTAAGGTGGCCTTTTCTCATGTATGTCGCCAAGGGAATAGACCGGCTCATCTTTTAGCTAAACATGCCAAGGGCATTGTTGATTTTTCTACTTGGTTGGAAGAGAAGCCTTGTTTCTTAGAACAAGCACTTCTCCATGATGTACTTTCTTTTGCAGATTCTTAA